A region of Streptomyces sp. WMMC500 DNA encodes the following proteins:
- a CDS encoding ROK family transcriptional regulator → MAQLTGGDPSLLRRINSAVVLRALRDAGSATLTDLVRTTGLSRPTLDGVLEGLAASGLVVEAAAEEGTTRRQGRPARKFRFHAESGHLLGIEIGPHRVSVLLSDLDGRLRGSASRTVAEAAEADDRLAAVRAVVQEVLRRTGVARSTLRAVGVGSPGIVEADGMVRLSTALPGWTGLNLAERLSRSFRCPVLVENDANTAAVAEHWKGAARHSADVVFVRAGLSPGAGSLIGGRLHRGFGGAAGEIGALHLLGREATPEKLLSVTGEPLHPLDEPAVAEVFSLAQDGDKRARRAVDRFMQRLVHDVAALVLALDPELVVIGGWAAGVDDVLEPLHAELARYCLRPPEVVLSLLGEAAVATGALRLALDHLDEELFAVESTVTARR, encoded by the coding sequence TTGGCGCAGCTCACCGGCGGGGACCCGTCCCTGCTGCGGCGGATCAACTCCGCCGTCGTCCTGCGCGCGCTGCGCGACGCGGGCTCGGCGACGCTGACCGACCTGGTCCGTACCACGGGGCTGTCGCGGCCGACCCTGGACGGCGTGCTGGAGGGCCTGGCCGCCAGCGGTCTGGTGGTGGAGGCCGCGGCCGAGGAGGGCACGACGCGGCGCCAGGGCCGGCCAGCGCGCAAGTTCCGCTTCCATGCCGAGTCGGGTCATCTGCTGGGCATCGAGATCGGCCCGCACCGGGTCTCCGTGCTCCTCTCCGACCTCGACGGCCGGCTGCGCGGCTCGGCGTCGCGCACCGTGGCCGAGGCCGCGGAGGCCGACGACCGACTGGCGGCCGTACGGGCCGTGGTGCAGGAGGTGCTGCGGCGGACCGGCGTGGCGCGCAGCACGCTGCGCGCGGTGGGCGTCGGCAGCCCCGGCATCGTGGAGGCGGACGGCATGGTGCGCCTCAGCACGGCGTTGCCCGGCTGGACGGGCCTCAACCTCGCGGAGCGGCTGAGCCGTTCGTTCCGCTGCCCGGTGCTGGTGGAGAACGACGCGAACACGGCGGCCGTCGCCGAGCACTGGAAGGGCGCCGCGCGGCACTCGGCGGACGTGGTCTTCGTCCGCGCCGGGCTGAGCCCGGGCGCCGGGTCGCTGATCGGCGGGCGGCTGCACCGCGGCTTCGGCGGCGCGGCCGGCGAGATCGGGGCGCTGCACCTGCTGGGCCGGGAGGCGACGCCGGAGAAGCTGCTCAGCGTCACCGGTGAGCCGCTGCACCCGCTGGACGAGCCGGCGGTGGCGGAGGTCTTCTCGCTGGCGCAGGACGGCGACAAGCGGGCGCGGCGGGCCGTGGACCGGTTCATGCAGCGGCTGGTGCACGACGTCGCCGCGCTGGTGCTGGCCCTCGACCCGGAGCTGGTGGTGATCGGCGGCTGGGCGGCCGGCGTGGACGACGTACTGGAGCCGCTCCACGCCGAGCTGGCCCGCTACTGCCTCAGGCCCCCGGAGGTCGTGCTGTCGCTGCTGGGCGAGGCGGCGGTGGCCACGGGCGCGCTGCGGCTGGCCCTGGACCACCTCGACGAGGAGCTGTTCGCCGTGGAGAGCACGGTCACGGCGCGCCGGTGA
- a CDS encoding response regulator transcription factor yields the protein MSVSVLLVDDDALVRAGLRAILEAQPDIEVAGEAADGAAVIPLVRRLAPDVVAMDVRMPLMDGIEATRAVLRAFPEPPKILVVTTFEEDQYVYGALRAGADGFLLKRARPAEIVHAVRLVAEGGSLLFPAALRSLAAGHVNEEARTAVAAARLTDREGEVLRLIARGLTNAEIAAELVLGTETVKSHVSALLAKLGARDRTQAVITAYESGFVAPGAAG from the coding sequence GTGTCCGTCTCCGTCCTCCTCGTCGACGACGACGCCCTGGTCCGCGCCGGGCTGCGGGCGATCCTCGAAGCGCAGCCGGACATCGAGGTGGCCGGTGAGGCGGCCGACGGCGCGGCGGTGATCCCGCTCGTACGGCGACTGGCGCCGGACGTCGTCGCGATGGACGTGCGGATGCCGCTGATGGACGGCATCGAGGCCACCCGGGCGGTGCTCCGCGCCTTCCCGGAGCCGCCGAAGATCCTCGTCGTGACCACCTTCGAGGAGGACCAGTACGTGTACGGGGCGCTGCGCGCCGGCGCTGACGGCTTCCTGCTCAAGCGGGCCCGGCCGGCGGAGATCGTGCACGCGGTACGCCTGGTCGCCGAGGGCGGCTCGCTGCTGTTCCCGGCCGCGCTGCGGTCGCTGGCCGCCGGGCACGTCAACGAGGAGGCGCGCACGGCGGTGGCCGCGGCGCGGCTGACCGACCGGGAGGGCGAGGTGCTGCGGCTGATCGCCCGCGGACTGACGAACGCCGAGATCGCCGCGGAGCTGGTGCTCGGCACCGAGACGGTCAAATCGCACGTCAGTGCGCTGCTGGCGAAGCTGGGGGCCCGGGACCGGACGCAGGCGGTGATCACGGCGTACGAGTCGGGGTTCGTCGCTCCCGGCGCGGCCGGATAG
- a CDS encoding histidine kinase — MDGVPRTTRSLPRPLRPALRAVTYTRLLHLLIAAALPLLGAFVLGPDDGPALLGYGFLALAPVPLLAVAAAVPATRVLEAMQARLLLFPGPHAREERREPRLAHTPAVAWSDRGRVFAWLVLRMWLGFVAAVTTAQGVFLAVALTSASQWRWFDSDVLPLPGRWHGAYPLLAPVPVAASLALAWAFGSLVAALAPRLLGPSAAERLTALEERTERLLEHNRLARELHDTIGHALTVAVVQAGAARAAGSPEFTERALRAIEDTGREALEDLERVLRLLRQDAAPPSRRPGLAEAERLVASARGAGAAISAEIEGPLESVPGPVSREGYRIVQECLTNVLRHAGPVPVTVRIAASADVLELSVRNKLPAATTAAAPGPGGSGLRGIRERAALLGGEAVAGPRDGEWRVRVTLPIQ, encoded by the coding sequence ATGGACGGCGTGCCACGAACCACCCGGTCCCTCCCCCGCCCGCTGCGGCCGGCGCTGCGGGCGGTGACGTACACGCGGTTGCTGCACCTGCTGATCGCCGCGGCACTGCCCCTGCTGGGCGCGTTCGTCCTGGGGCCGGACGACGGGCCGGCCCTGCTCGGCTACGGCTTCCTCGCCCTCGCCCCGGTCCCGCTCCTCGCCGTCGCCGCGGCGGTCCCCGCGACCCGGGTCCTGGAGGCCATGCAGGCCCGGCTGCTGCTGTTCCCGGGGCCGCACGCCCGGGAGGAGCGGCGGGAGCCGCGGCTCGCGCACACGCCTGCCGTCGCCTGGAGCGACCGCGGCCGGGTCTTCGCCTGGCTGGTGCTGCGGATGTGGCTGGGGTTCGTGGCCGCCGTGACCACCGCCCAGGGCGTCTTCCTCGCCGTGGCGCTGACCTCCGCCTCCCAGTGGCGGTGGTTCGACTCGGACGTCCTGCCCCTCCCGGGCAGATGGCACGGTGCGTACCCGCTGCTCGCCCCGGTCCCGGTGGCGGCGTCGCTCGCGCTCGCCTGGGCCTTCGGCTCGCTGGTCGCGGCCCTGGCGCCCCGGCTGCTGGGCCCCTCGGCCGCCGAGCGGCTGACCGCGCTGGAGGAGCGCACCGAACGTCTTCTGGAGCACAACCGGCTGGCCCGCGAGCTGCACGACACCATCGGGCACGCGCTGACCGTCGCCGTGGTGCAGGCCGGCGCCGCCCGGGCGGCGGGGTCGCCCGAGTTCACCGAGCGGGCGCTGCGCGCGATCGAGGACACCGGCCGGGAGGCGCTGGAGGACCTGGAGCGGGTGCTGCGGCTGCTGCGCCAGGACGCCGCCCCGCCGTCCCGGCGGCCGGGGCTGGCCGAGGCGGAGCGGCTGGTGGCCTCCGCGCGCGGCGCCGGCGCCGCGATCAGTGCCGAGATCGAGGGGCCGCTGGAGTCGGTGCCGGGGCCGGTGTCGCGGGAGGGGTACCGCATCGTGCAGGAGTGCCTGACGAACGTGCTGCGGCACGCCGGCCCGGTCCCGGTCACGGTCCGCATCGCGGCCTCGGCGGACGTGCTGGAGCTGTCCGTACGCAACAAGCTGCCCGCGGCGACGACGGCGGCGGCTCCCGGACCCGGCGGCAGCGGGCTTCGCGGCATCCGCGAGCGCGCCGCACTCCTGGGCGGCGAGGCCGTCGCCGGCCCCCGCGACGGCGAGTGGAGGGTGCGGGTCACGCTGCCGATACAGTGA